Part of the Candidatus Omnitrophota bacterium genome is shown below.
AACAAACCAGATAATCCGGTTTCTGTTCTTTTAATATTTTGTTAAGGATATTCAGGAACCCGTAAATCGCGTTGGTCTGCTGGCCCGAAGAGGTGCTTAATCCGCTTAAGGCATAAAACGCCCGGTAGCAGAAGGCGGTCGCGTCAATCAAAAATAAACTTTTTTCAGCCATTAATTAAATATGCAAGGAATTCACTATAGGGAAAGATATTCTTGCGGTACGCTTCTATTTTATTCTTCCCGCTGATCAGAAATCGGCTGCTTAGATACGCGGATATCTTTAGGCGGCGGGCTGCCTTTTGCGTCCAGGGATCATCCGGAGAACCAACCTGAGCGCGCTTGCCCCAATACAATGCGGCTTTTTCCAGATCACGCTGATTCTCATAAAAAAGCGCCAGGTTAGTGTAAGCTCCTGAATAACCGGGGTCAATTTTGAGCGACTTTAAATAACTTTCCTCTGCCCGCTCCGGAAAACCCATAGCTTCATAAATAACCCCTAAATCATTGTAGGCAACCGCATAACCGGGATCAATGGTAATAGCCTTCTGATATAAACTCATGGCTTCAGCCAGATTACCAATACGCTGTTTTTCTAATCCTGCTTGCCGGTATTGCTGGGCTTGCAGATGTAATTGGTCCGCATCTTCCTGGGCAGGATTGGCTATTGCCCTTTGGGCAAAGAAAATTCCGCCGGAGGAAAAAACGCATAAAAATACAATTAAAGTAATTAGGAATTTAGGCAGGATGTCTTTATTCATTTATTTATTAATTATATACATTTAATATGCAATCGTCAAGAAAAATTTGACTTTAGATCGACTTTAGATAATCGCTTCCATGGTTAAGGACGGATGTTGCGCTTGTTTTAAAAAAGCCATAAGTTCTTCGGAGCTGGTGGCTGTTGACTCATCGGCAATTTTATCCAATAGATCCGCCTGCCCGATTTCTCCGGCCGCCCTTCTTAGTTTATCCCCCAAGATCTCTTTTAACTCTTTGGGCATCCAGACCACTCTTTTTAATCCGCCTTCAGCCGAAATAAATTTCTTGCTCAGGATGTATAATTTACCGACACCCAGGAATCCGGGGGTCTGCACCCCGCCGCCAACTGAACCGGCTAAAGTAGTAAAACTCATTCCGGAAGGAGTCGTTCCGGGATAGTCCCGGTGGACGATCATTACCCCGTTAGCCTCGGGGATAATGGCCACGATACATTCAAAACATCCGCAGGAAGATTGCGGCCCATCCATCAGCGAATACATACTTACCGTATCAATGGTATGATTGGATTTCTGCTGTACGAATTTATTGATATTATCCCATTGGCCCAGCCGCTCATCCAAGAGATTGCCTTTGAGGATGGGCTGATTCGGGCCGGTGGGAATAATTTCAAAAGAAGCCTTGGCATCAAGCCAGGAATATGCCCCGCATAAACCTAAGCGCTCCGGAGTAACCACGCAGACATGGTTTGGGGCAAAAGATTGGCATAATAAGCAGGAATAGAATGTATCCACGCTCTCATCGGTCATCCCGGCTAAGCGTTCATCGCGCTGGCTGTATATTTTTTGCGCTTGAGCCGACAATCTCTCTACCTCTTCTTGATTGGTATAAAGCTTAACCTGCACCTTATCCACGATCGCGCTGTACTCCTGGTGTAACATCGCGTGCAAAATAATCCCCAAATGCGCCAGGCGAAAACCCTTGCTATAAGCGTCATTGGATACCCTGATCCAAACCATATCGCGCTGCCCCATATGCATAAGGCCCATCGCGTAATTGGTAAAACGATGGATCTGCCGCTCTAAGATCGGTTCAAAATCTTTCTGCATCTTACGGCCGAAAACATCGACCATGATCGCCAAAGGCAATGCTTTGGACCCTGCGGGAAGCTGATCAATATCCGGGCCGATCAACTCCACTTTGCCGTCATCAACGCTGGCTTCATCTCTGGCTTCTAAAAATTCAATCGCCCGGCTTACTTTGCCTCCGAACTCAACAGCCAATTGCTCCTTGCGCACGCGTTCGCCTTCGAATGCCGCCGCGTATGGCAGTGGTATAGCCACCTCGGACATTTTAACTTTAATTCCCCGAGTCAAAATACATTTAGAAGGTAATTTTTGGTAATCTTTCTCGGTAACCAAAGCTTCAAATAAAGTAGTATCGATCTTAGGCAACTGCGGAACTTCTAAATCCGTAATTATGGGCAGGCCAAACGCCAGGCCGCCTAAACCCGTAGCCGCCAAAACCTCATCAATATGGCTAAGCAGGAGGATAAATGCCGGAACACGGTTACGGATATAATCGGCTATACCCTCCCACTGCCCGGGTTTATTGCCTCCGTAAATTAAAGGGGCGCGCACCGCGAAATTTACCGCGTAAATTGCGGAAAGATAATCATCGCCTAGGGGAACAATATAATTCTCTAAACCTAGCTCAATCCCCTGGTTGAGAAGTTGCTGCCTAAAAGTGTTTCCATTAATATTGCCCGCCAGTAAACTGACAATACTTTTAGATTGAAAATCACGAATTAACCCCGCGGCTGACTCCTCATCCTCGGCCGGACCCAAAATTACGGCAATACCGCTGATTCTTCCGTCAACTAACTGCAGCCCAAGTGAACGCAAAATGTTATCTGGGATAAAACCCAATCCTTCTTTAGGATGCTCCTGATTTAATACGGCTAAGGCCGCCAAAATCTCTTCGCAGATTAAAGTAGCAACCCCCTTATTCAACAGGCCGCCCAGGCTGTTAATAACCAGGCCGCTCACAGTTGCCTGGTTATTCGCCAAACCTTGGGCCTGGACAAAGGCAGCCAAACAATCGCCAAGATTTTTCACCTCAATATTCAAAAGCGCGTTGATTAAAGGCAAATAATAATTAGTTTCAGGGAACTCAATTTTTGCGCTTTGGCCTTTACGGCTTATCGCGCTATCCAGAGATTGACGGGTAAGGTTTAATACCGTGTCCGTTCCCTTTGTTCCCAGATCTACAATCACCTTAGTCATATCCTGGATATTGTCCGGCTCCTCTGATTTAGCCGACATTGCTTTATCGATAAACAAAACTAAACATACCCCTACCGCTTTACCATCTTTAAATTTGACTGCCTCTGCCCTGCCTTCGCCCACAATCTCCTGTATCGGGCTATTGATTACTTCGATATCCGCCGGCAAGGCTTCGCTAAACTTATCCAAACTATTTACAAGCTTAATTCCGACTTTATGTTTTTCTTGAATTAACTTAGCCAGCTTCAAGGAAACCTGCGCTGGCCCATCAATACAAACCGTATCGTTGATCAGGTAATCGTCTAGTTTCTTAAAATCATCCTCAGAGCTTAATAAAACTACCCCTTTTTTTCTGGCTCCCGGTATTTGCGGCAGGTTGGACATTTATAATCCGCTTGCCTCTAAAACTTTAGGCACAATTTTATCCCAGCCAATCGGCATAATATGAATTCCCTGGCACATGGGTTTTAATTCCTTGATCAGGCGGCTGGCGATTTCTATAGAAGTAGATGCTTTGTCTTTACTTGACTCCATCTCTCTAATCAAACTGTCCGGGACTAAAACTCCGGGTATGTTTTTATTCATATAGTTGGCCATTTTTGCCGACTTCAGCAAGACAATGCCTGCCATAACCGGCACTTTTACCTGCTTTATCTTAGCGGCAAATTTTTCAAAACTCCTTACATCAAAAATTGCCTGCGTTTGAAAAAATTCTGCTCCGGCCTTGATTTTCTTCTCCATCTTCATGATCTGCGGCTCTAAAGGATCAGAACCTGGGTTAACCACCGCGCCCAGGCAAAATTTTGGAGGATTGCCGGTTAACTTATTACCGTTCATATCCTGGCCGGTTTCTAATGTCCTGGCCGCCTGCAATAACTGCACTGAATCCAGATCAAAAACCGGCTTGGCTTGTGGATGATCCCCGAGGCTGGGATGGTCCCCGGTTAAAATCAGCACATTTTGGATACCTAATGCCGAAGCAGAAAGTAAATCTGATTGCAGGGCAAGCCGGTTGCGGTCACGGCAGGTTAACTGGTAAATCGGCTCAAAACCTTTTTGTTTTAACAGGTAACTTACAGCTAATGAACCTAAACGCATCACTGAACTTTGCAAATCAGTGACATTAATTCCGTCAACTTTGCCCCGGATAAGCTCGGCGTCCTCTAAAAACTGTTGCGTTTGGATCCCTTTGGGCGGGCCGATCTCCGAAGTCACTAAAAATTTTCGCGCCTGTATTTTTTCCTTAAATGTCA
Proteins encoded:
- a CDS encoding tetratricopeptide repeat protein, which codes for MNKDILPKFLITLIVFLCVFSSGGIFFAQRAIANPAQEDADQLHLQAQQYRQAGLEKQRIGNLAEAMSLYQKAITIDPGYAVAYNDLGVIYEAMGFPERAEESYLKSLKIDPGYSGAYTNLALFYENQRDLEKAALYWGKRAQVGSPDDPWTQKAARRLKISAYLSSRFLISGKNKIEAYRKNIFPYSEFLAYLING
- the acsB gene encoding acetyl-CoA decarbonylase/synthase complex subunit alpha/beta gives rise to the protein MSNLPQIPGARKKGVVLLSSEDDFKKLDDYLINDTVCIDGPAQVSLKLAKLIQEKHKVGIKLVNSLDKFSEALPADIEVINSPIQEIVGEGRAEAVKFKDGKAVGVCLVLFIDKAMSAKSEEPDNIQDMTKVIVDLGTKGTDTVLNLTRQSLDSAISRKGQSAKIEFPETNYYLPLINALLNIEVKNLGDCLAAFVQAQGLANNQATVSGLVINSLGGLLNKGVATLICEEILAALAVLNQEHPKEGLGFIPDNILRSLGLQLVDGRISGIAVILGPAEDEESAAGLIRDFQSKSIVSLLAGNINGNTFRQQLLNQGIELGLENYIVPLGDDYLSAIYAVNFAVRAPLIYGGNKPGQWEGIADYIRNRVPAFILLLSHIDEVLAATGLGGLAFGLPIITDLEVPQLPKIDTTLFEALVTEKDYQKLPSKCILTRGIKVKMSEVAIPLPYAAAFEGERVRKEQLAVEFGGKVSRAIEFLEARDEASVDDGKVELIGPDIDQLPAGSKALPLAIMVDVFGRKMQKDFEPILERQIHRFTNYAMGLMHMGQRDMVWIRVSNDAYSKGFRLAHLGIILHAMLHQEYSAIVDKVQVKLYTNQEEVERLSAQAQKIYSQRDERLAGMTDESVDTFYSCLLCQSFAPNHVCVVTPERLGLCGAYSWLDAKASFEIIPTGPNQPILKGNLLDERLGQWDNINKFVQQKSNHTIDTVSMYSLMDGPQSSCGCFECIVAIIPEANGVMIVHRDYPGTTPSGMSFTTLAGSVGGGVQTPGFLGVGKLYILSKKFISAEGGLKRVVWMPKELKEILGDKLRRAAGEIGQADLLDKIADESTATSSEELMAFLKQAQHPSLTMEAII
- a CDS encoding methylenetetrahydrofolate reductase; the encoded protein is MTFKEKIQARKFLVTSEIGPPKGIQTQQFLEDAELIRGKVDGINVTDLQSSVMRLGSLAVSYLLKQKGFEPIYQLTCRDRNRLALQSDLLSASALGIQNVLILTGDHPSLGDHPQAKPVFDLDSVQLLQAARTLETGQDMNGNKLTGNPPKFCLGAVVNPGSDPLEPQIMKMEKKIKAGAEFFQTQAIFDVRSFEKFAAKIKQVKVPVMAGIVLLKSAKMANYMNKNIPGVLVPDSLIREMESSKDKASTSIEIASRLIKELKPMCQGIHIMPIGWDKIVPKVLEASGL